From a single Cupriavidus taiwanensis LMG 19424 genomic region:
- a CDS encoding ion transporter has translation MRENPRRRQHQEAVVRQRLGQPEAGWRQRWYTIIFEADTREGRIFDVALLLAIVTSVMIVMLDSLPALNQRLGRVFTALEWMFTLLFTAEYVMRLLVVRRPWRYALSFYGIIDFISIMPTWLAFFVPELHFLIDVRLLRLLRVFRILKLTVYFEEAEILYRALVNSRRKIFVFLAAVFIITVILGTVMYVVEGPEHGFHSIPVSMYWAVVTLTTTGFGDMVPKTPLGQFITSLTILLGYGIIAFPTGIVGAELAASIMKRPLTTRTCTHCLTEGHEPDAQYCKHCGSQLPAYQNDRPEVPGGRDGATGP, from the coding sequence ATGCGAGAGAATCCCCGCCGGCGCCAGCACCAGGAAGCGGTGGTGCGCCAGCGCCTGGGCCAGCCGGAGGCCGGCTGGCGCCAGCGCTGGTACACCATCATCTTCGAGGCCGATACCCGCGAGGGGCGCATCTTCGATGTCGCGCTGCTGCTCGCCATCGTCACCAGCGTGATGATCGTGATGCTCGACAGCCTGCCGGCGCTGAACCAGCGCCTGGGCCGGGTGTTCACGGCGCTGGAATGGATGTTCACGCTGCTGTTCACCGCCGAGTACGTCATGCGCCTGCTGGTGGTGCGGCGGCCGTGGCGCTATGCACTGAGCTTCTACGGCATCATCGATTTCATCTCGATCATGCCGACCTGGCTGGCGTTCTTCGTGCCGGAACTGCATTTCCTGATCGACGTGCGCCTGCTGCGGCTGCTGCGCGTGTTCCGGATCCTGAAGCTGACCGTGTACTTCGAGGAAGCCGAGATCCTGTACCGCGCGCTGGTCAACAGCCGGCGCAAGATCTTCGTGTTCCTGGCCGCGGTGTTCATCATCACCGTGATCCTCGGCACCGTGATGTACGTGGTCGAGGGCCCGGAACACGGCTTCCACAGCATCCCGGTCAGCATGTACTGGGCCGTGGTGACGCTGACCACTACCGGCTTCGGCGACATGGTGCCGAAGACGCCGCTGGGGCAGTTCATCACCTCGCTGACGATCCTGCTGGGCTACGGCATCATCGCCTTTCCCACCGGCATCGTCGGCGCCGAGCTGGCCGCCAGCATCATGAAGCGGCCGCTGACCACGCGCACCTGCACCCATTGCCTGACCGAGGGGCACGAGCCCGACGCGCAGTATTGCAAGCACTGCGGCAGCCAGCTGCCGGCCTATCAGAACGACCGGCCGGAAGTCCCGGGCGGCCGCGATGGCGCGACCGGCCCCTGA
- the glcE gene encoding glycolate oxidase subunit GlcE, with protein sequence MQATLDAFRDAVRQATETRTALRLRGGGSKDFYGQPPQGQLLDTRAYTGIVDYDPAELVITARCGTPLAEIEAALAEKRQILAFEPPHFALPGRPSVATLGGAVAAGLSGPRRQSVGALRDFVLGAQLMDGRGEVMDFGGQVMKNVAGYDVSRLLTGSLGTLGLILQVSVKVLPAPFDEATLRFEMTQAEAIRQLNQWGGQPLPLASSVWHAGVLHVRLSGASAAVRAACARLGGERLDPAPAAALWQALREQTHPFFAPAHAGRALWRLAVPTVAAPLALPGEQLVEWGGGQRWWLPEEGSAKADAESVRAVAQAAGGHATLFRHGDKSMGVFTPLASPLAAIHRRLKETFDPAGIFNPQRMYPGL encoded by the coding sequence ATGCAAGCCACCCTCGACGCCTTCCGCGACGCCGTCAGGCAAGCCACCGAGACCCGCACCGCGCTGCGGCTGCGCGGCGGCGGCAGCAAGGACTTCTACGGCCAGCCGCCGCAAGGCCAGCTGCTGGACACGCGCGCCTACACCGGCATTGTCGACTACGACCCGGCCGAACTCGTGATCACCGCGCGCTGCGGCACGCCGCTGGCCGAGATCGAAGCCGCGCTGGCGGAAAAGCGCCAGATCCTGGCATTCGAGCCGCCCCACTTCGCGCTGCCCGGCCGGCCCAGCGTGGCGACGCTGGGCGGTGCCGTCGCCGCCGGGCTGTCGGGCCCGCGCCGGCAGTCGGTGGGCGCGCTGCGCGACTTCGTGCTGGGCGCGCAGCTGATGGACGGCCGTGGCGAGGTGATGGACTTCGGCGGCCAGGTGATGAAGAACGTGGCGGGCTATGACGTGTCGCGGCTGCTGACGGGCTCGCTCGGCACGCTGGGGCTGATCCTGCAGGTTTCGGTCAAGGTGCTGCCGGCGCCGTTCGACGAGGCCACGCTGCGCTTCGAGATGACGCAGGCCGAAGCCATCCGACAACTGAACCAGTGGGGCGGGCAGCCGCTGCCGCTGGCGTCTTCCGTGTGGCATGCGGGCGTGCTGCACGTGCGCCTGTCCGGCGCCAGCGCCGCGGTGCGCGCGGCCTGTGCCAGGCTGGGCGGCGAACGCCTGGACCCGGCGCCTGCCGCCGCGCTGTGGCAAGCGCTGCGCGAGCAGACCCACCCGTTCTTTGCCCCCGCCCACGCCGGCCGCGCGCTGTGGCGGCTGGCGGTGCCGACCGTGGCCGCGCCGCTGGCGCTGCCCGGCGAACAGCTGGTCGAATGGGGCGGCGGGCAGCGCTGGTGGCTGCCGGAAGAGGGCTCGGCCAAAGCCGACGCCGAAAGCGTGCGCGCGGTGGCCCAGGCCGCCGGCGGCCATGCCACGCTGTTTCGCCATGGCGACAAGTCGATGGGCGTGTTCACGCCGCTGGCTTCGCCGCTCGCCGCGATCCATCGCCGCCTGAAAGAGACCTTCGACCCCGCCGGCATCTTCAATCCGCAGCGCATGTACCCCGGGCTCTGA
- the glcF gene encoding glycolate oxidase subunit GlcF produces MQTTLADFLRDTPEGEEAKSIVGKCVHCGFCTATCPTYQLLGDELDGPRGRIYLMKQVLEGHAITESTRLHLDRCLTCRNCESTCPSGVRYGRLVDIGRQLVDDKLEAEGVRRPASQRIARWVLREGLTRPALFGTALRLGQMVRPLLPGTLRAKVPPLSASAAPGVWPRNTHARKMLLLDGCVQPAMSPNINAATARVFDRVGVQLVVAREAGCCGAIRFHTGDHDGGLDNMRRNIDAWWPHVEAGAEAIVMTASGCGAMVKDYGHLLRNDPAYAERARRISALTRDLSEILPDFADDLHAAAGAVPRDGRRVAYHPPCTLQHGQQIRGKVEALLTGLGVEVKLCADSHLCCGSAGTYSVLQPELSQRLRDDKLAKLQATQPEAIVSANIGCISHLQGGTDTPVMHWIELVDRMLG; encoded by the coding sequence ATGCAAACAACCCTGGCCGATTTTCTCCGCGACACGCCCGAAGGCGAGGAAGCCAAGTCCATCGTCGGCAAATGCGTGCATTGCGGCTTCTGCACCGCCACCTGCCCCACCTACCAGCTGCTCGGCGATGAACTGGACGGGCCGCGCGGGCGCATCTACCTGATGAAGCAGGTGCTCGAAGGCCATGCCATCACCGAAAGCACGCGCCTGCACCTGGACCGCTGCCTGACCTGCCGCAACTGCGAATCGACCTGCCCCTCCGGCGTGCGCTACGGACGGCTGGTCGACATCGGCCGCCAGCTGGTCGATGACAAGCTGGAAGCCGAAGGCGTGCGGCGCCCGGCCAGCCAGCGCATCGCGCGCTGGGTGCTGCGCGAGGGGCTGACGCGCCCGGCGTTGTTCGGCACGGCGCTGCGCCTGGGCCAGATGGTGCGCCCGCTGCTGCCCGGCACGCTGCGCGCCAAGGTGCCGCCGCTGTCGGCCAGCGCCGCGCCCGGCGTGTGGCCGCGCAACACGCATGCGCGCAAGATGCTGTTGCTCGACGGTTGCGTGCAGCCGGCGATGTCGCCCAACATCAATGCCGCCACCGCGCGCGTGTTCGACCGTGTCGGCGTACAACTGGTGGTGGCGCGCGAGGCCGGCTGCTGCGGCGCGATCCGCTTCCACACCGGCGACCACGATGGCGGCCTCGACAATATGCGCCGCAATATCGACGCCTGGTGGCCGCATGTCGAGGCCGGCGCCGAAGCCATCGTCATGACCGCGTCGGGCTGCGGCGCGATGGTGAAGGACTACGGCCACCTGCTGCGCAACGACCCCGCCTATGCCGAGCGCGCGCGCCGCATCTCGGCGCTGACGCGCGACCTGTCCGAGATCCTGCCGGACTTTGCCGACGACCTGCATGCCGCCGCCGGCGCGGTGCCGCGCGACGGCCGGCGCGTGGCCTACCACCCGCCGTGCACGCTGCAGCACGGCCAGCAGATCCGCGGCAAGGTCGAAGCGCTCTTGACCGGCCTCGGCGTGGAAGTCAAACTCTGCGCTGACAGCCACCTGTGCTGCGGCTCGGCGGGCACTTACTCGGTGCTGCAGCCGGAACTGTCCCAGCGCCTGCGCGACGACAAGCTCGCCAAACTGCAGGCGACGCAGCCCGAAGCCATCGTCTCGGCCAATATCGGCTGCATCTCGCACCTGCAGGGCGGCACCGATACGCCGGTCATGCACTGGATCGAACTGGTCGACCGGATGCTGGGATAA
- a CDS encoding CidA/LrgA family protein, whose protein sequence is MLQTFAILLVFQSVGEVISYALTLPVPGPVLGMILLFGWLVFDDRLLPVIQGTTTELLKHLSLLFVPAGVGIMVHANRIEGEWMPILVALVVSTWLAIATTAVVTRMLMRKRSGTPDAPPADARGEQA, encoded by the coding sequence ATGCTCCAGACCTTTGCCATCCTGTTGGTTTTCCAGTCCGTCGGCGAGGTGATCAGCTACGCGCTGACCCTGCCCGTGCCCGGCCCCGTGCTGGGCATGATCCTGCTGTTCGGCTGGCTCGTCTTCGACGACCGGCTGCTGCCCGTGATCCAGGGCACCACCACCGAGCTGCTCAAGCACCTGTCGCTGCTGTTCGTGCCCGCCGGCGTCGGCATCATGGTCCACGCCAACCGCATCGAGGGCGAGTGGATGCCGATCCTCGTCGCGCTGGTGGTGTCCACGTGGCTGGCCATCGCCACCACCGCGGTGGTCACGCGCATGCTGATGCGCAAGCGCTCCGGCACGCCCGACGCGCCGCCCGCCGACGCCAGGGGGGAACAGGCATGA